The following proteins come from a genomic window of Phaeodactylum tricornutum CCAP 1055/1 chromosome 19, whole genome shotgun sequence:
- a CDS encoding predicted protein, which yields MPSSSNPNGIKASSSMTTPLLSSGSSRTARRGEQKGQLTAVVLSAYDLPSREPPLYVKISIPEKYAAQTGPPCQRHKDRNSFKFGSNGASSSTADNQISLRAPLPELYTSTLRVDVVSDGPESATLTATYRLEQLQVGVATWLILNLEESTPSSAVVPDTSDVVPPTLRLQMTLDGPYRTEIGALVNWGQAWFRFVDQLEASGANFFSKLPLSIFAIFNSQWMLVLVVPIVAVLVVSAPIWVGFLAVTLPMLLPLLVAGAAVLFTVATVLLILYASTNAGREQVSGICMPVVHTLLASRSGQRLVYQTGPRPTPVGVAKAILPVSLWQKLFVSLWIDFMGSASYLLPIVGEGLDIAWAPLQTILIMAMYDTTSPNLKYISFLEEILPFTDIVPSATAGWLKEFGVPLLFGPGHGEPMEVKDLMKVLLSPPRTGSPTQSSKPPPAASSATPMLVPAS from the coding sequence ATGCCTTCTTCGAGCAATCCGAACGGGATAaaggcgtcgtcgtccatgacgacaccgttgttgtcgtccggTTCATCGCGCACGGCACGTCGCGGAGAGCAAAAGGGGCAATTGACGGCTGTCGTACTCTCCGCGTACGACTTACCCAGTCGCGAGCCGCCGCTGTACGTTAAGATCAGTATCCCGGAGAAGTATGCCGCGCAAACGGGTCCTCCTTGCCAACGTCATAAGGATCGGAACAGTTTCAAATTCGGGAGCAACGGtgccagcagcagcaccgCAGACAATCAAATTAGCCTCCGTGCGCCGCTTCCCGAACTGTACACATCCACGCTGCGAGTCGATGTCGTCAGCGACGGCCCCGAGTCCGCCACTTTGACGGCAACGTACCGACTTGAGCAACTCCAGGTCGGGGTAGCCACGTGGCTCATTTTGAATCTCGAAGAATCGACTCCTTCGTCCGCTGTAGTGCCAGACACGTCCGACGTGGTGCCGCCGACGCTGCGACTCCAAATGACCCTGGACGGACCCTATCGTACCGAAATCGGGGCTCTCGTCAATTGGGGGCAGGCCTGGTTTCGTTTCGTTGATCAGTTGGAAGCCTCGGGTGCCAACTTCTTTTCGAAACTGCCCTTGTCGATCTTTGCCATTTTCAATTCACAATGGATGCTCGTCTTGGTGGTACCGATTGTCGCCGTCTTGGTTGTTTCCGCACCCATCTGGGTTGGATTTTTAGCCGTCACTTTGCCCATGCTCCTGCCTTTGCTGGTGGCTGGAGCCGCTGTTTTGTTCACCGTGGCTACAGTCCTACTCATATTGTACGCGAGCACGAACGCGGGTCGTGAACAGGTTAGTGGCATATGTATGCCAGTCGTCCACACATTGCTTGCGAGTCGTTCCGGACAGCGTCTGGTGTACCAAACTGGTCCGCGCCCAACACCGGTTGGAGTAGCCAAAGCTATATTGCCCGTTAGTCTTTGGCAAAAACTGTTCGTTTCGTTGTGGATTGATTTCATGGGCAGCGCTTCTTATTTGTTGCCAATCGTTGGGGAAGGTCTCGACATTGCTTGGGCGCCGTTACAGACCATCCTCATCATGGCCATGTACGACACGACCAGTCCCAATCTCAAGTACATTTCCTTCCTAGAAGAAATCTTGCCCTTTACCGATATTGTCCCATCGGCCACCGCGGGATGGCTCAAAGAGTTTGGCGTTCCCTTGTTGTTCGGTCCTGGCCACGGCGAACCTATGGAGGTCAAGGATCTAATGAAGGTTCTTTTGTCGCCTCCACGAACGGGGTCTCCTACGCAATCTTCCAAACCGCCACCGGCCGCATCGTCGGCCACGCCCATGCTTGTTCCTGCAAGCTAA
- a CDS encoding predicted protein produces LGSGISGLVRLVTHKATDIKYAVKVLDLGLVDTAEGLRQLREEIFIMCQLDHPNIVRLEEVYESHSEIYLVQELCLGGELFDRLDEQPDYHYTEAECARLVKQMLSAVRYLHSKGIIHRDLKLENFLFSSKSSDSELKMIDFGLSKHFRYGEIQHEAVGTPYTVAPEVIHGSYDERCDIWAIGVISFLLLSGDPPFGGCGGPEPLMTVRSNILRGHYAFEPEDIWANVSTLAQDFIKAVLVTNPQQRPTAREAQKHRWLQEWASRSRKGNDNNLNPNVVKALVNFKEFSDMRKLLCEVLSFTLLPYQIKELRREFEKMDTDGSGEIS; encoded by the coding sequence CTAGGTTCCGGAATTTCGGGACTGGTGCGACTAGTCACCCATAAGGCAACCGACATTAAGTATGCTGTAAAGGTCCTCGATTTGGGATTGGTAGATACCGCTGAAGGACTACGCCAGTTGCGCGAGGAAATCTTCATCATGTGTCAGCTTGATCACCCTAACATTGTTCGCTTGGAAGAAGTCTACGAGAGTCACTCGGAGATTTATCTCGTACAAGAATTGTGCTTAGGTGGTGAACTGTTTGACCGTTTGGACGAGCAGCCAGACTATCACTACACGGAGGCCGAGTGCGCGCGTTTGGTAAAACAAATGCTCAGTGCCGTGCGCTACTTGCACTCCAAAGGAATCATTCACCGCGATCTCAAGCTGGAGAACTTTCTCTTCTCGAGCAAGTCCTCCGACTCGGAACTTAAAATGATCGACTTTGGACTATCCAAACATTTCCGATACGGGGAAATCCAGCACGAGGCCGTTGGAACCCCGTACACTGTCGCTCCCGAAGTTATTCACGGATCGTACGACGAGCGGTGCGATATCTGGGCGATTGGTGTCATTTCCTTTCTACTCCTTTCTGGTGACCCTCCCTTTGGAGGCTGCGGTGGACCGGAACCCCTCATGACTGTCCGATCGAATATTCTGCGTGGTCACTATGCGTTCGAACCTGAAGATATTTGGGCAAACGTATCTACGCTGGCGCAAGACTTTATTAAAGCCGTACTCGTGACCAATCCGCAACAACGTCCGACCGCTCGGGAAGCCCAAAAGCATCGATGGCTGCAAGAATGGGCCTCGCGCTCCCGCAAGGGAAACGACAACAACCTGAATCCAAACGTGGTCAAGGCATTAGTCAATTTCAAAGAGTTTTCCGACATGCGCAAACTGCTTTGCGAAGTTTTGAGCTTCACGCTGTTGCCCTACCAGATTAAGGAACTGCGACGGgaatttgaaaaaatggACACGGATGGTTCCGGAGAAATTTCT
- a CDS encoding predicted protein: protein MWMSRTRGVIPRLLAPRRSNLTRNLGAASTSRNTLHEEQNLVRTTICRMLEEAQHHNPEDQLLTGKPSDEALLKAVEYFESQLEEARQCIADCSQQEEGSNQLEEWETADDALERATAALIDLIEELQAADESQHHTHKAMRQSSAATIKALRQELGAIKAKISA, encoded by the exons ATGTGGATGAGTAGAACACGTGGGGTGATCCCGCGGCTGCTGGCGCCCAGGCGCAGCAACCTGACACGAAACTTGGGCGCCGCCAGTACCAGCAGGAATACTCTGCACGAAGAACAGAACCTCGTGCGGACGACGATTTGTCGGATGCTGGAGGAAGCTCAACATCATAACCCTGAGGACCAATTATTGACGGGAAAGCCCTCGGATGAAGCCTTGCTGAAAGCGGTGGAATACTTTGAG AGCCAGTTGGAGGAAGCCAGACAATGCATTGCCGATTGCAGTCAGCAGGAAGAAGGCAGCAATCAGTTGGAAGAGTGGGAAACTGCCGATGACGCTTTGGAACGCGCCACCGCAGCCTTGATTGATCTTATCGAGGAACTGCAAGCTGCCGATGAATCACAACATCACACCCACAAAGCCATGCGACAAAGTAGTGCAGCAACCATAAAGGCGTTGCGACAAGAACTTGGCGCTAtcaaagcaaaaatttccgCTTGA
- a CDS encoding predicted protein: protein MGSNVTLLLLAGASFVVSLTTFMESRMVLLASHRTVEEVVAIESNLADLYSSRLVSTEQSLGARLSETSCTLSDISFVRNLSLSVSQPTWLASFPGSGSELLRELVQASTGFATDEVYNRDTDCQDSSVIMCKTHWPLRIGGDARKWGAPPVARAPRFASDVFVLVRHPAEALPSFFNYKWEMQHHVQDHSQQGTEEEWNAWRDRRFDQDLENWKRLLRVWATQMTPYNVAHVIAYEDLVDERKGPRLFQTITEHLQATVSRPIYGFDDPENAFNDNAVTQWTCLWKKIVQERAAKKRRTRGYQPSYHLRQKTALIRILQEAMDELSDYPLFLPILQRYKDDTERILVSQS from the coding sequence ATGGGATCCAACGTTACATTGCTCTTGTTGGCAGGAGCCTCGTTCGTCGTGTCACTGACTACCTTTATGGAATCACGCATGGTCCTACTCGCGTCGCACCGTACGGTAGAAGAAGTTGTGGCTATCGAATCGAATCTGGCTGATCTTTACAGTAGTAGACTCGTCAGCACGGAACAGTCGCTTGGTGCCCGTTTGAGCGAGACCAGTTGCACACTATCAGACATATCCTTTGTCCGAAATCTATCGCTTTCAGTTTCACAGCCAACTTGGCTGGCTTCCTTTCCCGGTTCGGGCTCCGAATTGCTCCGCGAACTCGTACAAGCCTCCACTGGATTCGCCACGGACGAAGTTTACAACCGCGACACGGACTGTCAGGACTCCTCCGTGATCATGTGCAAAACGCATTGGCCCTTGCGCATCGGTGGTGATGCCCGGAAATGGGGTGCTCCACCGGTGGCCCGGGCTCCTCGTTTTGCCAGTGATGTATTCGTGTTGGTCCGCCATCCGGCCGAAGCTTTGCCATCCTTTTTCAATTACAAGTGGGAAATGCAGCATCACGTTCAAGATCATTCGCAACAAGGGACCGAAGAGGAATGGAATGCTTGGAGGGATCGACGTTTCGATCAAGATTTAGAAAATTGGAAGCGACTTTTAAGGGTGTGGGCGACGCAAATGACACCCTACAACGTGGCGCACGTGATTGCTTACGAAGATTTGGTGGATGAAAGGAAAGGTCCTCGTTTGTTTCAAACCATCACTGAACATCTCCAAGCCACCGTTTCCCGACCCATATATGGATTTGACGACCCAGAAAATGCCTTCAACGACAACGCCGTTACACAATGGACGTGTCTATGGAAAAAGATAGTGCAAGAACGGGCAGCAAAGAAGCGACGCACTCGAGGGTATCAGCCATCGTACCATCTGCGGCAAAAGACAGCTTTGATCCGAATCCTGCAGGAGGCTATGGACGAGCTGTCCGACTACCCCCTCTTTCTACCAATTTTGCAACGCTACAAGGACGATACGGAACGTATTCTTGTCTCGCAAAGTTAA